A window of the Planococcus citri chromosome 4, ihPlaCitr1.1, whole genome shotgun sequence genome harbors these coding sequences:
- the LOC135842565 gene encoding fatty acid synthase-like isoform X1 has translation MSEKMNELEDPNGVVISGISGAFPNSDNVEEFKENLLAGNDMISLVPRSKGAEDDVKVGLMKTIDRFDYSFFRITRNQAKSMTIGARMLLEKTFEAILDAGYNPQEIKGKNIAVICGVWDTNDEGDPAWDLKPDNYIDVFGRMRFMLANRISNWLDVHGPSYPVNTACSSSLYAIDHAIKAIQRGQCEGAIVCSTNLCLSMVELFKHNPLLSGGGNSAPFDADADGYVRAEAVVAFFLQRRKVARRIYANVIHSTTNSDGFKEEGFAFPSVESQVKLYKQFYEEINMDPQKIAYIEAHGTGTKVGDVVEGTSIEQFFCADRKTPLKVGAIKSNMGHGEASAALCAITKMIVAFESGTIPPNLRFNTPNPNIKGLLNGNLEIISKPTPLEGEYFALNSFGIGGSNGHIVLSPHTKVRKEDDLLNGAIPRLVTASGRTEEAVDYILNEIKKKHDNAEYMALFHEIFKNDISGHLYRGYIILEKNKEHPSSKKFFGGEKRPIWFVFSGMGSQWPTMGKSLMEIPIFAESIQRSHGVLQSKGIDLIKIITDDNPQMFDNILNSFVGIAAIQIALVDVLRKLNIEPDGIVGHSVGELACAYADGCLTAEQMLLAAYYRGLVSLETELIHGTMAAVGESFNVVKDLLPPEIDIACHNGPTNCTISGPTEIIQDFIKILREKKIFVRAVDTSNIAYHSRYITAAGTKLVSYLKKIIPEQKLRSEKWICTSAPEQEWNSDKVKYSSAEYYTNNLLNPVYFEESCHHIPNNALTIEIAPHGLLNAILKRSLPTTVDNIPLTMKDHENSVLYLLNALGRLYEMGCTMKISNLYPRVEFPVSRSTPMISPLIKWQHTELWLRGEMHTDNVHSTERKFVYMPKNEDTAYIHGHIIDGRNLYPAFGFLWLVVETVSMIKKKSISELSVAFENVHFEHALTVPTQGAIYFLISVHERTQYFEVTANGAIVATGKVRILGIAHKEMLDVTPHKREISHSNSLAMNKDDFYKELRLRGYNYTGSFKNVEYVDCDGKYGEVSWNNNFVCFMDGMAQITLLQVDTRDLLIPTFIGKVVIDFAKHYNVLESLDKENPKFSVHFHPYHNLLCSGGIQMSGWKGNEIARQKNRATPVLEKYLFVPYISEEIMNLREMIRICVQIALKNTNVVKAITYELLHQDYDPKMSYISTEIADVLNDSSTNEVLLHHGSRRSSVFIR, from the exons atgtctgaaaaaatgaatgagctGGAGGATCCGAACGGCGTTGTCATTTCTGGAATTTCCGGTGCGTTTCCAAATAGTGATAATGTTGAagaattcaaagaaaatttattAGCTGGAAATGATATGATTTCCTTGGTACCAAGAAGCAAAGGAGCAGAAG ATGATGTAAAAGTTGGCTTGATGAAAACCATCGATCGTTTCGATTACTCTTTTTTTCGAATAACTCGTAATCAAGCCAAGAGTATGACCATTGGAGCGAGAATGTTACTAGAAAAAACTTTTGAAGCCATTCTGGATGCAG GTTATAATCCTCAagaaataaaaggaaaaaatatcgCGGTCATCTGCGGAGTTTGGGATACTAACGATGAAGGAGATCCAGCATGGGACCTGAAGCCAGATAATTATATTGATGTCTTTGGCAGAATGAGATTCATGCTAGCCAATAGGATTTCCAATTGGTTAGACGTGCATG GTCCCAGCTATCCAGTGAACACAGCTTGTTCGTCGTCTTTGTATGCTATTGACCATGCTATCAAAGCCATCCAAAGAGGACAATGCGAAGGAGCAATCGTGTGTTCAACCAATTTATGTTTATCAATGGTTGAGCTTTTTAAACATAATCCTCTTCTTTCCGGTGGAGGAAACAGTGCGCCGTTCGATGCTGATG CTGACGGTTACGTGAGAGCCGAAGCAGTGGTTGCATTTTTTCTGCAAAGGAGGAAAGTTGCACGAAGAATTTATGCTAATGTGATTCATTCGACAACAAATAGCGATGGTTTCAAAGAAGAAGGATTCGCATTTCCTTCAGTTGAGTCTCAAGTGAAACTATACAAACAATTTTACGAAGAAATTAACATGGATCCGCAAAAAATCGCGTATATCGAAGCTCATGGGACGGGAACGAAG GTAGGAGATGTTGTAGAAGGAACATCaatagagcagtttttctgcgCTGATCGTAAAACACCCTTAAAAGTGGGCGCAATAAAGTCCAATATGGGTCATGGTGAAGCATCTGCAGCATTATGTGCCATAACTAAAATGATCGTAGCCTTTGAATCTGGAACTATACCTCCAAATCTCAGATTTAATACACCGAATCCAAACATCAAAGGATTATTAAATGGAAACCTCGAG aTTATATCGAAACCTACACCATTAGAAGGAGAATATTTCGCTTTGAACTCTTTCGGAATTGGTGGGTCGAATGGTCACATTGTATTATCACCGCACACCAAGGTGAGAAAAGAAGATGACTTGTTGAATGGGGCAATTCCACGGTTAGTGACTGCATCAGGAAGGACTGAAGAAGCCGTTGACTATATTTTAAACGAA atcaaaaaaaaacatgataatgCAGAATACATGGCActgtttcatgaaattttcaaaaatgacataaGTGGTCATCTTTATAGAGGAtacataattttagaaaagaatAAAGAACACCCATCCTCTAAAAAA TTCTTCGGCGGCGAAAAGCGACCCATATGGTTCGTTTTTAGTGGTATGGGATCACAATGGCCTACTATGGGGAAATCATTGATGGAAATACCAATCTTTGCTGAGTCCATTCAAAGAAGTCACGGTGTTCTGCAATCAAAAGGAAtcgatttaataaaaatcatcacAGATGATAATCCACAAATGTTTGACAATATTTTAAACTCGTTTGTTGGAATAGCAGCTATTCAA ATAGCTTTGGTAGACGTATTAAGAAAATTGAACATAGAACCAGATGGAATTGTCGGTCATTCTGTAGGAGAATTGGCATGTGCATATGCTGATGGATGCTTGACAGCTGAACAAATGCTTTTGGCAGCTTATTATCGTGGTCTAGTTTCGTTAGAAACTGAATTGATCCATGGTACTATGGCGGCTGTTG GTGAAAGTTTCAATGTAGTGAAAGATCTTTTACCGCCAGAGATTGACATTGCATGCCATAATGGTCCCACCAATTGCACTATATCAGGTCCAACAGAAATTATACAGGATTTCATTAAGATACTGcgagaaaagaaaatatttgttCGTGCAGTCGACACTTCGAATATTGCGTATCACAGTCGCTATATTACTGCAGCAGGGACCAAGCTTGTATCTtacttgaaaaaa ATAATTCCAGAACAAAAACTTCGTTCTGAAAAATGGATATGCACATCTGCTCCCGAACAAGAATGGAATAGCGATAAAGTGAAATATTCTTCGGCCGAATATTACACAAATAATCTGTTAAATCCTGtatattttgaagaaagttgCCATCATATTCCCAATAACGCCTTAACTATTGAAATAGCGCCTCACGGGTTACTAAATGCGATCTTGAAACGCTCATTACCAACCACCGTAGATAATATTCCATTAACGATGAAAGATCATGAGAATAGTGTCTTGTACTTATTGAATGCTCTTGGACG ATTGTACGAAATGGGATGCACAATGAAAATTAGTAACTTGTATCCTCGAGTTGAATTCCCAGTCAGCAGATCTACTCCAATGATTTCCCCCTTAATCAAGTGGCAACACACGGAACTGTGGCTCAGAGGTGAAATGCATACAGACAATGTCCACTCTACTGAAAGGAAATTCGTGTAcatgccaaaaaatgaagataCCGCATACATACATGGTCACATAATCGATGGTAGGAATTTATACCCAGCTTTTGGATTcttg TGGTTAGTCGTGGAAACGGTTtccatgattaaaaaaaagagCATATCAGAACTTTCTGTCGCTTTTGAAAACGTTCATTTTGAACATGCGCTAACTGTTCCCACTCAAG GTGCAATTTACTTCCTCATTTCTGTTCATGAACGTACCCAATATTTTGAAGTGACAGCGAATGGCGCTATTGTAGCAACAGGAAAGGTGCGAATACTTGGAATTGCTCACAAGGAAATGCTCGATGTTACACCACACAAAAGGGAAATCTCTCATTCCAATTCCTTAGCCATGAATAAAGACGATTTTTATAAAGAACTTCGATTAAGAGGATACAATTATACAGGATCGTTCAAGAATGTTGAATACGTGGATTGCGACG GAAAATACGGCGAAGTTTCTTGGAAcaataattttgtttgttttatggATGGAATGGCGCAGATCACTCTTCTACAAGTAGACACCAGAGATCTCCTGATTCCTACATTCATCGGCAAAGTAGTTATTGATTTTGCAAAACATTATAATGTACTGGAGTCATTGGACAAAGAAAATCCCA aattttctgttcattttcatCCTTACCATAACTTGTTATGTTCCGGAGGAATTCAAATGAGTGGTTGGAAAGGCAATGAAATAGCTCGCCAAAAAAATCGAGCCACTCCTGTGCTAGAAAAATACTTATTTGTGCCCTACATAAGCGAAGAA ATAATGAatttacgcgaaatgatcaGAATTTGCGTTCAAATAGCATTGAAAAACACAAACGTAGTGAAAGCAATTACTTACGAATTACTTCATCAAGATTACGATCCCAAGATGAGTTATATTTCCACGGAAATTGCAGATGTTTTGAACGATTCGTCAACAAACGAG
- the LOC135846075 gene encoding etoposide-induced protein 2.4 homolog, which translates to MEVNKIYAVIRAFLKGAIDSVKGTVSLFYLDGKICEKVAASERIKRTDSARKKKSLPSSNVKNPKILKRIIQCCGLNGGVFWLSLILFEYVLLPSLNYLLVSILGQSMVASTVWSWTTPVLYWIFSTLWVMPLFLLSKIVNTLWFQDIADSAFWCTQGRSHYFSSCSKFIADSLFSLVIQTLFLLQAMFVSLFPIAHLGEVLSIVHMCMLYSLYAFEYKWCKLGWELHQRLLFIEANWPYFVGFGLPLSVLTALPQSYIVSACVFSILFPLFIISANEAKPVTKVCDVQLQLFSFVITLSNGIFNKTVKKSTTLAGTPLKKIKK; encoded by the exons ATGGAAGTTAACAAAATCTAT GCAGTAATCAGAGCCTTTTTAAAAGGTGCTATTGATAGTGTCAAAGGAACGGTATCTCTATTCTATTTAGATGGCAAAATATGCGAGAAAGTAGCAGCATCTGAGCGAATCAAACGAACAGATTCTGCacgaaaaaagaaatcattacCCTCATCTAACGTCAA AAACCCGAAAATATTGAAGAGAATCATACAATGTTGTGGTCTAAACGGTGGAGTGTTTTGGTTGAGTTTAATTCTATTCGAATACGTGCTATTACCGAGTCTAAACTATTTATTAGTCTCGATACTGGGTCAATCGATGGTGGCTAGTACTGTATGGTCGTGGACGACACCTGTGCTGTATTGGATATTCAGCACGTTATGGGTTATGCCTTTATTTCTGCTGAGTAAAATCGTCAACACGTTATGGTTTCAG GACATCGCCGATTCGGCTTTTTGGTGTACTCAAGGACGGTCACATTATTTTTCTAGTTGCAGTAAATTTATCGCCGATTCATTGTTCAGTTTGGTGATTCAGACTTTATTTTTGTTACAA GCTATGTTCGTGAGTTTATTTCCCATCGCTCATCTCGGAGAAGTACTCAGTATTGTGCACATGTGCATGCTTTATTCGTTATACGCTTTCGAATACAAATGGTGTAAATTAGGATGGGAACTACATCAACGATTACTCTTCATCGAAGCAAATTGGCCATATTTTGTCGGTTTTGGGTTACCATTATCTGTGCTTACAGCTCTTCCTCAATCGTACATCGTTAG CGCTTGTGTTTTCTCGATATTGTTCCCGTTATTTATAATCAGCGCAAATGAAGCTAAACCGGTGACTAAAGTTTG TGATGTTCAGTTGCAATTATTCTCCTTTGTGATAACCTTATCGAACggtattttcaataaaacagTCAAGAAGTCGACGACGCTCGCTGGCACacctctgaaaaaaatcaaaaaataa
- the Rbbp5 gene encoding retinoblastoma-binding protein 5 homolog, which translates to MNLELLESFGQNYPEEFDGTLDCVSLAVTCSFNRRGTLLAVGCNDGRIVVWDFLTRGIAKIISAHMHPVCSISWSRNGCKLLSASTDNNVCIWDVLSGECEQRYRFPSPVLKVQFHPRNDKLFLVCPMKHASVLVDLDGEHQIIPTDEDSDLMIVASFDRRGQHIYTGNGKGKVVVLSCPKLEVKASFKINSSSATAVKSIEFARRGEFVLFNCSDRVVRVYNSEHIVKTGKDGEVEPIQKLQDLVNRTMWKKCCFSGDGEYVCAGSARQHALYIWEKSIGNLVKILHGMKGELLLDVVWHPVRPIIASISNGVVSIWAQNQVENWSAFAPDFKELDENVEYEERESEFDLSDEDKSVTAGPETKDEDVEIDVTSVENILAFCSSDEEGEDNNVLQFLPIAPEVEDPEDSGPPAAPSGRDSPPAKRPKYKSFDIQLEGTPSDEPHPLLNPRSKDKPVATGKKGSGKRISK; encoded by the exons atgaatttagaacTCTTAG AATCGTTCGGACAAAATTACCCGGAA GAATTTGACGGCACCTTGGATTGTGTTTCGTTAGCTGTAACGTGTTCATTTAATAGAAGAGGAACTTTGCTCGCAGTGGGATGTAATGATGGTCGTATCGTTGTTTGGGATTTCTTAACCAGAGGCATAGCTAAAATAATCTCCGCTCATATGCACCCAGTGTGTTCGATAAG TTGGTCCAGAAACGGATGCAAGTTGTTGAGTGCATCGACTGATAACAATGTTTGTATATGGGATGTGCTATCTGGCGAATGTGAGCAACGTTATCGTTTCCCATCTCCCGTATTAAAG gTTCAATTTCATCCAAGAAACGATAAATTATTCCTAGTTTGTCCGATGAAGCATGCGTCTGTTCTTGTGGACTTGGACGGTGAACATCAAATAATTCCTACAGATGAAgat tCTGATTTAATGATAGTAGCATCTTTTGATCGTCGAGGCCAACATATTTACACCGGAAATGGTAAAGGCAAAGTTGTTGTGTTATCGTGTCCCAAGTTGGAGGTAAAAGCTTCGTTTAAAATCAATAGTAGCAGTGCTACAGCTGTCAAAAGTATCGAATTTGCTCGAAGGGGAGA ATTCGTACTGTTCAACTGTTCTGATCGCGTCGTACGTGTTTATAATTCCGAGCATATTGTTAAAACTGGAAAAGATGGAGAAGTTGAacctattcaaaaattacaagattTAGTCAACAG AACGATGTGGAAAAAATGCTGCTTCTCGGGAGACGGAGAATACGTATGTGCCGGATCCGCTAGGCAACACGCTCTATACATCTGGGAAAAAAGTATCGGAAACTTGGTTAAAATTCTACACGGTATGAAAGGAGAATTACTTCTAGACGTCGTG TGGCATCCTGTCCGACCCATCATCGCGAGTATTTCAAACGGAGTTGTATCTATCTGGGCTCAAAACCAGGTTGAAAACTGGTCGGCTTTCGCTCCAGATTTCAAAGAACTCGATGAAAATGTAGAATACGAAGAACGAGAATCGGAATTCGATCTAAGTGACGAAGATAAATCAGTTACCGCTGGCCCTGAAACAAAAGATGAAGACGTCGAG ATTGACGTTACGTCGGTGGAAAATATTCTGGCGTTTTGTAGCTCGGACGAAGAAGGCGAAGATAAtaatgttttacaatttttacctATCGCTCCGGAGGTCGAAGATCCCGAAGATAGTGGTCCTCCTGCCGCCCCCAGTGGTCGAGATTCGCCGCCGGCTAAAAGACCTAAGTATAAATCGTTCGATATTCAGTTAGAAGGTACTCCATCAGATG AACCACATCCTCTTCTAAATCCTCGCTCCAAAGATAAACCCGTCGCTACCGGAAAGAAAGGAAGTGGGAAACGGATCTCAAAATGA